CACATAACCACGTGTTATTAATGTAATAGGAAATTCTCTGAAACACGTCGTATCTTGCTTTAGGAGTTTTATCCCCACACCCCTGAAGTTGTATAAAACTTCCATCAATGGTGAACATAGGAGAGTAACAATAATTTTTCCCATTATGCGCAATGATCTTAATAGGTTTATCATTTGGTTTATCAGTAGGCTTTTGAACAATCGAACCTGGGATACCACTCGATGAAATAGAGTTCCCCCCGTAAGTAAAACTAACTCCAATTGAAACTAACAAAACTACCGTCAGAACTATCCAACGACCCATTCTTACCTCCTTTTTTTGAAAAATTAAGACGTAACGTCTGCACTCTAGGGATATGATACAACATACCTTCCCGGCGAATCTTGTTTGAACCGGTCTGTTGATAAGTCGAACTACCCGATTGAGTGGAAACTACGTCGCTTTAACATGTTGCCATTATTTTTTATTTCGAGTGAAAAGTTTTTAATTTATTAGAATATTCTAATAAAACTGAATGAAAACATGTTTCTGTGAACACGTTGTTTGCATGTCATAAAATATCAAATAAAAATTAATTCTATATGAATCCAATAAGGTAACTGTAGCTTTAGTGGTCTTTCATGCTATTCAATTGATTACTCAAGTGAAATTTTTAGACAAAAAATATAAAAAAACGTTAATACGAAAATAAAAAATAATTAAAGGAAATTTTGGCTAACTTATTCCCGCGAAAATATATAAAAAACAACATTATATTTAAATATTTTAAAGTAATATTTATGAATCAATCTAAGGATTATTTTGGAATTATCCTACGGTCGACCCGCTTTCAATTCTAATGCCACACTATGCTTTGAGATGGACATTTTAATTTAAAAATTTATTTCAAATTTTGTTTTGCGCAACTTTGCCACGATTTTAAAGTTTTCTATAATTTTCAAACGCCCGGATCTATGTATTTGGATTTAGAACCGTTGATGATTAGATACGCGTTATCCGAAACCTTGTCTAACGTACAGCGCATCCGACGACCTGCCAAGCGATCCTTAGAGAGCGAGGCAGCTTACGAGCAGCATAGCGTAGCGAGTTGCTCTTTTCGCAGAAAGGATATCCAAGCGATCCTTAGAGAGCGAGGCAGCTTACGAGCAGCATAGCGTAGCGAGTTGCTCTTTTCGCAGAAAAGATATCCAAGCGATCCTTAGAGAGCGAGGCAGCTTACGAGCAGCATAGCGTAGCGAGTTGCTCTTTTCGCAGAAAAGATATCCAAGCGATCCTTAGAGAGCGAGGCAGCTTACGAGCAGCATAGCGTAGCGAGTTGCTCTTTTCGCAGAAAAGATATCCAAGCGATCCTTAGAGAGCAGTGCCACTTTCGTTTCTTTTGGGACCGGCTCTGATACGACATGCTAGCTTATTCAAAAGGGAAAACTCTTCGGAAAGATCAATCTTCTCCTCGACTTTGTAAGCCATTCCTTTTTGAAACTGCGTCTGCGGAATCCTAAGCCGTAAGTTTGTGAGTAAAAACCGAGGCTGAAGATACCAAAGGAATTTTTACGATCGAAGTCGGAATCAAAATCACTGAGGTAACAAAGTGTAAAATAGGTTCCTAACTCTGATTGTAAATTCGCGGAGCTACGAACGATTGCAGAGGTAATCTGCAATCAATCGTAGAAAACAGATTGAGTGAGTATTCCCTATTTTTAGATACAATTTTTCTTTTAAGTTTCAAAGAAGAGTTCTTGTCTCCTAAGCCAGTAAAAACATTAAAAAAATTGAATTTTCTCTCTCCGGGATTTGAAATCCGGAACCGTATTCGTAAGAGGGGAAAAAATGAAAAAAGAAGTTCAATATAGCCCAGCCCAAAAAGCGGTGATCGAAGAAAAGTCAAGATTCGTGCAAGTTGTAGCTGCGGCGGGTTCCGGAAAAACAAGCACGATGGTAGGGATCATAGAACGAATTTTGGTTGAAAATTTGTTTCCGGAAGAATCTATCTTAGTCTTAACATTTTCGAGAAAAGCCGCCGGAGAAATTTCGGATAGGATTCAAAGATCTACCGAGAAAAATTCCATACGGGTCCAGACGTTTCACGCGTATTGTTTGTATGTACTGGGTCGCTGGCATCCTAGATTTATAGCGCAAAAACCGAAAATTCTTCCGTTGGAAGAGAAAAATCAATTCTATCGCGAATTCTTAAAAAAAGAACGAAACAAAATCGGAGGGATTCCCTACGAACTTTTTTGGGCGGAGAATATTCCTTATATCCGCGAGAATTTCGCAGAGCTCAAAAAAAATCTCGAATTCGCTTATCAAAAATACAAAGAGGAGAATGGTTTTTTAGACTTCGACGATCTGGTAAGAATGTTTTTGGACGGTCTTCGAAATGAGGAGGAATGGACTCATGAATCCAGAAACATACTTCGAAAAATCATTGTGGATGAATTTCAAGATACGGATTTGGAACAACTTGAATTTCTTCAGTTGTTATCCAGAAGTGCGTCAATCGTCGTTGTAGGCGACGACAGCCAAGCGATCTATAGTTTTCGGGGAACCGCACCCGGGGCGTTTTTAAGTTTTCAAAAACTTTTCCAACCTTGCAAGCTTCATTTCTTAAATACGAATTATCGCTCCTTGCCGGAAATCATTCGAACGTCCGCGATTCCGATCCGAAAGAATCGGGAAAAAATCGAAAAAGAGGTTTTTCCATCGCGTCAAGGGAAAGCTTTCGTCGGTAAGATCCTCATGGAGGGAGCCGTCGATCTGATTCCGTTTTTAATTCGAGCGATTCCTTCGTCCGAAACGGACTTGAAAATCTTATGTCGATCGAATTTTAGAATTAGCGAATATGCCAGAATTGGAATTCCGAAAGACTATCTTATGACGATTCATTCCAGTAAAGGTTTGGAATTTCATACCGTTTTTGTGGACCTTGCGGACGGTTGGAATGTGAGACCCGATTCTCCTTTGGAAACGATCGAAGAGGAAAGGCGGATTCTTTACGTCGGTTTGTCGAGGGCGAAGGATCGTTTGTTGGTCTTGGGTGCCGCTAAGAATTCGAGAAGAGAAACGATCGAAAACGAGTTCTTCCGTTATTTCAAAAAACTAAAAAAGATAGAACCCGAAGATCTTTCGAAGTAAATAACGCGATTTCGGTATAACAAAATGCGAAACGCTCTCTACCATAACCTTATCCGCAAGTATTTGGATCCGAAGATAAATCTGTCGGAATTACGACAAATCCCCCGTGAAACAGTCTCGGGAGATTTTTCTCTATCAGAAAATCATACTTTTTGCAAGTAAAGAGTATCATTCTTGTCGGAACGCTTGAAAAATATCAGTTTTTGATCCTTATTATCCCAAAAGCCTTCTTAACTTGTGGGTTGGTTACGGCTCCCTACGGGATCGGCTAAACTCAGCGAATGCCTCTCTATGGATCGGCTAAACTCAGCGAATGCCTCTCTATGGATCGGCTAAACTCAGCGAATGCCTCTCTATGGATCGGCATTCAGGTCCGAAACATAGAATCACTTTCGCATTTTGTTATATCGAACTCGCGTTAAGTAATTCTTTTCAAAGGGTTTTCTACTCGGCATTTTTCTAGGTTTATGGCGCTTGAGTATGGCAACTACGATATTCATTGACGGAGTTGAATATCGTTTACGGGTCTTTGAATCATTACTACTCGAACGCACGAATAGAATACTATGACAAACTTATTTCGAAAATTAGAATCTCCCTTTAAAAAGTCGGGATTTCCCGGTTTGACTTAATTTTTGAGAACTGCCGTACTTTTGCAAAACCGACCGCTTATTTTCGAGTATTATTTTCACGCGGCCGAGTAGTAGTTTCTTATTCGCCCAAATTTTCAACCGCCGAACTCACGTGAAATAAAATGTTTTCCTTTTCTTTACCAATCGATCGGAAAATAATCTTTTAAAAATTTACCGCACCAATGTTTTCCGGTGAGAATTCCGTCAAAGAACGGATCACAAACTCTTGCCGCGCCGTCGACGATATCCAATGGGGGTTGAAAATCGTGAAGATCCTGTTTTTTTTGGGATAACTCGACCGGGTCTTCGTCGGTTACCCAGCCAGTGTCGACGGCGTTCATATAAATTCCGTCTTTTGCAAAATCACTCGCGGAAGTGTGCGTAAGCATGTTCAATGCGGCTTTCGCCATATTGGTGTGAGGATGCCTGTCCTCTTTTTTGAAACGATGAAATTTCCCTTCCATCGCGGAAACGTTTACGATATGTTTTTGTCCCGTATTTTTTCTTCGCATAACGGAAACAAGGCGATTGCAAAGAACGAAGGGGGCGACTGCGTTTACAAGCTGGACTTCCAACATCTCCGAGGTCTGAATTTCACCTAATTTAAGTCTCCAACTGTTCGTTTTTCTAAGATCGATCTGTTGAAGATCCGCATCCGTTTGACCTTCGGGAAAAACCGTCTCCAATTCGAAAGAATTATCGTGGGAATACGGGATTTGGGAAAGCCGTGCCGAGGAATGGATTCCCACTCCGGGTATTTTTCCGTTCCAACTTACGGGAAGTGCGGATTCGTCGGCAAGATTCATTCCTCCGAAAGACGCAAGTTTCCGTTTGCAATCTCTATGAAGTTTTAGAAGTTGTCCCGCTTCTTTCGGTATATCATGAAAGTCTAATGATTCGAATTTCATCAAATGAGTATAGAACCCGGGAGGTCTGCGAACCGTCTGGGCCGCGTTGTTGATGAGAATGTCCAAACGATCCACGGTTTGTTCTATATAGCTCGCAAAAAGTTCCACACTTGGGGTATGTCTTAAGTCCAAACCGAAAATCTGAAGGCGATCAGACCATCTGGAAAAATCGTCTTCTTTAGAAAATCGTAATGCAGCATCGACCGGAAAACGAGTGGTCGCGATCACGGTCGCACCGGCTCTTAAAAGCATTAAGGTCGCTTGATAACCGATTTTCAGTCTAGAGCCGGTGATCAATGCGACTTGGCCGTGCAAAGACGCGGTCTGAAATCTTTTCTTATAATTTAATTCTCCACATGACGGACACATGGCGTCATAGAAAAAATGAAGCCGGGTATATTCTTTTTTGCAAATATAACAGTTGCGAGGCGAAGAAAGTTTCGGTGCGTTCTCGCTTTTCCAGATATCGGTTTGATCGGTGATTTGCAGAGGCGCCTTAAATACTGGGGTCGTTCTCGCGGTTCGGATTCCGGTCGCCGCTCTCGCTTTTCTTTCCTGAGCGACGATCTCTTTTCTTCTGGAATGTTTGATCGTTTTGTTTCGAATCCGAATTTCGTTCCGATTAGGTCTGGAAATTCTACCCGCAACGGTCATCAATGCGATTCGTTCTTTTTCGGGAATAGACGTTAGCAGTTCGGGATTTTTCGTCAATGATTCAAGAAGCCGGATACATTCTTGAATTTCATCAATGGCTAGTTTGTTTTTGCCGTTTGTTTGAGAATCGCTCATGTTAATTGTATTTACGAAAAAATTTTGAAAACGTTTGGAAATTCCATTCTACTTTCTATCCATTCCAACTATACCTCAAAAAACAAACTCTTGAGCAAGCCTATTTCCTAACTCTGCAATTCGATTGTTTCTGAATCGGAATGGGCTTGATCTAGAAGAGCGGTTCACAGCGTTTTAAAACAGAACTTTACTAATCCCTATAAAATAGAGTACTGTTCATTTGAGAACAAATCCCGCGTTTAGACGCAGAATTTGAAGCACTCTATTGTGTAGGGATGAGTAAAGCGAAGATATATTTTTTTATAAGCCCAGGGAGTCTTTGGCGATTTTTTTCTAAAAGGGTTTTTGTTTCTTCACAAACAAAGGCTTTAGAATTCCATGAATGAAAACGGGCAAATCAAAAGGTAAAAAGACGGGTTAGGTTTTATATTGTTTTGGAATTATCTTGAGAACGAATCGTTCATTGCGAAACCAAGGCAAAGATTTTTGAATATGAAAACTATTATCTTTACATTTTGTATGATTCTTTTTTGATCGATAATTCGATTCAAACAAAGAACATAGCGCAAATGACGGGTCGTTTTTCCGAATGGAAAGATTCGATGCCAACGTCTTTTTCGAAACTCTGATTCCTACGTAGTAGGGTATCGTGAATTTTAAAACGAATTCCTATTTAGGAGAGGAATTTTAGACCCTACTTTGAATAAAATCGAAATCAAAGGTCAACCGTCTAAAACAAAAGTGTAAAACCGCATGAACAATCTAAAACAAAACATAACGTTTGCAAATGATGAGGGAATGAAAAGTATTCTGAATTGGTTAACCAGCCCGGAATCCAGAGCCTTAGAAGCGAAGGAACTGATAGAAATTCTGAATCGAAAACTTATACAAGTAGGAGTTCCGGTTTGGAGATTCTTTACAAGTATTCCCACTATGCATCCCGAAGTGATGGTGCGTTCTCTCATCTGGACGAGGGGAGAGGAGACACAAGTATTATTCATTCCGCATGAGGGACTCAAGCAGCAGCAATATAAGGACAGTCCTATTTATCTCATCCGAGAGGAACAAAAGGATTTCATTCGTTGTAGGCTGACCGGTCCGGACGCGGATCTTTCGTACCCGATTTGTGTCGATTTATACGAAAAAGGAGGAACGGATTATTGTATTTTCGCTTCCGTATTCGGAACAAATATTCGAAGCGCTATGTCCTGGAGTACGGACGCTCCCGGAGGGTTTTCGGACGAACAAATCGAATTCCTGAATTCGATTCGAAACGTTCTCTGCTTACGTTTGGACCTGGAATCCAGGAAATTTGCCATCAACGAACTTTTAGAAGTATATCTAGGTTCCAATGCGTCCAAAAGAGTTTTGTCGGGAGAATTTAGAAGAGGAACCGGCGAGACGATGTACGCCGCGATTCTTTGTGCGGATTTAAGGGACTTTTCCTATTTGAGCGAAAACAATTCTCCCAAAAAAATCGTGGAAATTTTGGACAATTACTTCGAACTTACTGCGCAGCCGATTCAAGAAGAAAAAGGGGAAATTTTAAAATTCATCGGAGATGCGATTCTTGCCGTTTTCCCC
The nucleotide sequence above comes from Leptospira weilii. Encoded proteins:
- a CDS encoding UvrD-helicase domain-containing protein, which gives rise to MKKEVQYSPAQKAVIEEKSRFVQVVAAAGSGKTSTMVGIIERILVENLFPEESILVLTFSRKAAGEISDRIQRSTEKNSIRVQTFHAYCLYVLGRWHPRFIAQKPKILPLEEKNQFYREFLKKERNKIGGIPYELFWAENIPYIRENFAELKKNLEFAYQKYKEENGFLDFDDLVRMFLDGLRNEEEWTHESRNILRKIIVDEFQDTDLEQLEFLQLLSRSASIVVVGDDSQAIYSFRGTAPGAFLSFQKLFQPCKLHFLNTNYRSLPEIIRTSAIPIRKNREKIEKEVFPSRQGKAFVGKILMEGAVDLIPFLIRAIPSSETDLKILCRSNFRISEYARIGIPKDYLMTIHSSKGLEFHTVFVDLADGWNVRPDSPLETIEEERRILYVGLSRAKDRLLVLGAAKNSRRETIENEFFRYFKKLKKIEPEDLSK
- a CDS encoding SDR family NAD(P)-dependent oxidoreductase translates to MSDSQTNGKNKLAIDEIQECIRLLESLTKNPELLTSIPEKERIALMTVAGRISRPNRNEIRIRNKTIKHSRRKEIVAQERKARAATGIRTARTTPVFKAPLQITDQTDIWKSENAPKLSSPRNCYICKKEYTRLHFFYDAMCPSCGELNYKKRFQTASLHGQVALITGSRLKIGYQATLMLLRAGATVIATTRFPVDAALRFSKEDDFSRWSDRLQIFGLDLRHTPSVELFASYIEQTVDRLDILINNAAQTVRRPPGFYTHLMKFESLDFHDIPKEAGQLLKLHRDCKRKLASFGGMNLADESALPVSWNGKIPGVGIHSSARLSQIPYSHDNSFELETVFPEGQTDADLQQIDLRKTNSWRLKLGEIQTSEMLEVQLVNAVAPFVLCNRLVSVMRRKNTGQKHIVNVSAMEGKFHRFKKEDRHPHTNMAKAALNMLTHTSASDFAKDGIYMNAVDTGWVTDEDPVELSQKKQDLHDFQPPLDIVDGAARVCDPFFDGILTGKHWCGKFLKDYFPIDW
- a CDS encoding adenylate/guanylate cyclase domain-containing protein; this translates as MNNLKQNITFANDEGMKSILNWLTSPESRALEAKELIEILNRKLIQVGVPVWRFFTSIPTMHPEVMVRSLIWTRGEETQVLFIPHEGLKQQQYKDSPIYLIREEQKDFIRCRLTGPDADLSYPICVDLYEKGGTDYCIFASVFGTNIRSAMSWSTDAPGGFSDEQIEFLNSIRNVLCLRLDLESRKFAINELLEVYLGSNASKRVLSGEFRRGTGETMYAAILCADLRDFSYLSENNSPKKIVEILDNYFELTAQPIQEEKGEILKFIGDAILAVFPAETDPDQACLAALNAAQKIKNSVIRWNTEHPDSQIHLGMALNVGDVVYGNVGAKDRLDFTVIGNAVNQAFRVESLCKDLGKNILTTEEFTIKAGKENFEFVGAKRLKGISGERNIYSPLDKN